The following coding sequences are from one Lolium rigidum isolate FL_2022 chromosome 6, APGP_CSIRO_Lrig_0.1, whole genome shotgun sequence window:
- the LOC124667013 gene encoding uncharacterized protein LOC124667013 isoform X2: protein MKEAFDPLALQMKEAFDPSASVAATPPETEGTTSSCNIMGDVLAERDAISSQRQCTCPADIPAERDSHHPWDGMKSEDDTDFLHHAHRTLSLLDYQEKSLEGKYATDIGSHVYSKQAISPRSEYDRQQPYSPLSSSCWENSSSLETRPGNRDTSWHAGMRSNIFGPRDDYLSSYPTGPTVRRSYQEAAKVDFSLDFHSEHRYKGSDRFTSFLKCNGQSIEPHSEIVDLPRGGHCLDETASFSSRWCFKNGGRGPSLPRGRAYGDEIPSLSSRSCNGNGVLSSSGPWSYGVETPSLSSRQGHGDEIPSLSNQKFNVISRSSQWHHSAEIPSLSSRQIYGDEIPSLSTQKSNGILYSRQWQQYDADIPSFSSRQGYGEDISVLSPHWHYRDRIPLYSGQRCHDAEAHRLSSYQQDASRGSGNPRGYQQGSSRGRRHLGDNFGHGLVSNQQVRVTTTRHTGTRPRVANRVVSNTNYCRNSKKENPSRNSEDIRDQVCGPRASKLNSASTPSTKKDILSPLVRRDQFNRSDFSVQYEHAKFFMIKSYSEDDIHKGIKYNVWASTPNGNNKLDAAFHDAQALTKEKGTKCPVFLLFSVNTSGQFVGMAEMQGPVDFKKTMDFWQQNKWSGFFPVVWHIIKDIPNRLFKHITLENNDNRPVTFSRDTQEIGLPQGLEVLKIFKAYRHGTSILDDFDFYEEKENTRCAQKGINADSLHEARVSYFGTDDLKSMGDIEAISVTLQNIMTVTWLTTQQVDTTQIN, encoded by the exons ATGAAGGAAGCTTTTGATCCGCTCGCCTTGCAGATGAAGGAAGCTTTCGATCCGTCCGCCTCTGTTGCGGCGACACCACCAGAAACAGAAGGCACTACTTCCAGCTGCAACATCATGGGTGACGTGCTTGCCGAGCGAGATGCCATCTCCTCGCAGCGGCAATGCACGTGTCCTGCTGATATTCCTGCTGAGCGAGACTCTCATCATCCAT GGGATGGTATGAAAAGTGAAGACGATACCGATTTTCTTCATCACGCACACAGGACTTTGTCACTTCTG GATTATCAAGAGAAGTCTTTGGAGGGCAAATATGCTACTGACATTGGGTCTCATGTATATTCCAAGCAAGCGATATCACCACGGAGTGAATATGATAGGCAGCAGCCTTACTCTCCTTTATCGAGCAGTTGTTGGGAAAATTCTTCTTCATTGGAAACAAGGCCAGGCAATCGGGATACATCATGGCATGCAGGAATGAGAAGTAATATCTTTGGGCCGAGGGATGACTACCTTTCATCATATCCTACTGGTCCTACTGTGAGAAGATCGTATCAAGAAGCTGCTAAAGTTGATTTTAGCTTAGATTTTCATTCTGAGCATCGCTACAAAGGATCAGATCGATTTACTTCATTTTTGAAGTGCAATGGTCAATCTATTGAACCCCACAGTGAG ATAGTTGATTTGCCCAGAGGGGGCCATTGTTTGGATGAGACTGCTTCGTTTTCTAGTCGATGGTGCTTCAAAAATGGGGGCCGGGGGCCTTCACTACCTAGAGGACGGGCGTATGGCGATGAGATCCCTTCTCTGTCTAGTCGAAGTTGTAATGGCAACGGAGTGCTTTCATCCTCAGGTCCATGGAGTTATGGGGTTGAAACTCCCTCGCTCTCAAGTAGACAAGGTCACGGCGATGAAATCCCTTCTCTATCTAATCAGAAATTCAATGTCATCTCACGGTCAAGCCAGTGGCACCATAGTGCTGAAATCCCCTCGCTCTCAAGTAGACAGATTTATGGTGATGAGATCCCTTCTCTGTCTACCCAGAAGTCCAATGGCATTTTATACTCAAGACAATGGCAGCAGTATGATGCTGACATTCCTTCATTCTCGAGTAGACAAGGTTACGGTGAGGATATTTCAGTACTGTCTCCCCATTGGCACTATCGAGACAGGATACCTTTGTATTCTGGTCAAAGGTGTCATGATGCTGAGGCACATCGATTATCAAGCTACCAGCAAGATGCTTCTCGTGGGAGTGGGAACCCAAGAGGCTACCAGCAAGGTTCTTCTCGTGGGAGGAGGCACCTGGGTGACAATTTCGGCCATGGTCTTGTTAGTAATCAGCAAGTCAGGGTGACCACAACCAGACATACTGGCACAAGACCACGGGTGGCTAACAGGGTTGTAAGCAACACTAACTACTGTAGAAATAGCAAGAAAGAAAACCCATCAAGAAATTCTGAGGATATAAGGGACCAGGTTTGTGGTCCACGTGCAAGCAAATTGAACAGCGCATCAACGCCGTCTACGAAGAAAGACATCTTGAGCCCTTTGGTCCGTAGAGACCAATTTAATAGATCAGACTTCTCTGTTCAGTATGAACATGCCAAGTTCTTCATGATAAAATCATACAGTGAAGATGATATTCATAAAGGTATCAAGTACAATGTTTGGGCAAGTACACCAAATGGGAACAATAAGCTGGATGCTGCTTTTCATGATGCTCAGGCTTTAACGAAGGAAAAAGGCACAAAATGTCCTGTCTTCCTTTTGTTTTCG GTTAATACCAGTGGGCAGTTTGTAGGGATGGCTGAGATGCAAGGTCCTGTTGATTTCAAGAAGACCATGGACTTCTGGCAACAAAATAAATGGAGTGGCTTTTTCCCTGTAGTTTGGCACATTATAAAGGACATTCCGAATCGGCTCTTCAAGCATATCACTCTAGAAAATAATGACAACAGACCTGTTACTTTCAGCAGGGACACTCAAGAG ATTGGCCTGCCCCAGGGTCTAGAAGTGTTGAAAATTTTCAAGGCTTATCGCCATGGAACATCAATTCTGGATGATTTTGACTTttatgaagaaaaagaaaatacacGCTGTGCACAGAAGGGCATAAATGCAGACTCGTTGCATGAAGCCAGAGTATCTTACTTTGGAACAGATGACTTGAAATCAATG GGAGACATTGAGGCA ATCTCTGTCACGTTGCAAAATATTATGACAGTGACATGGCTGACCACCCAACAAGTGGACACTACACAAATTAACTGA
- the LOC124667013 gene encoding uncharacterized protein LOC124667013 isoform X1, translating into MKEAFDPLALQMKEAFDPSASVAATPPETEGTTSSCNIMGDVLAERDAISSQRQCTCPADIPAERDSHHPWDGMKSEDDTDFLHHAHRTLSLLLVPPQDYQEKSLEGKYATDIGSHVYSKQAISPRSEYDRQQPYSPLSSSCWENSSSLETRPGNRDTSWHAGMRSNIFGPRDDYLSSYPTGPTVRRSYQEAAKVDFSLDFHSEHRYKGSDRFTSFLKCNGQSIEPHSEIVDLPRGGHCLDETASFSSRWCFKNGGRGPSLPRGRAYGDEIPSLSSRSCNGNGVLSSSGPWSYGVETPSLSSRQGHGDEIPSLSNQKFNVISRSSQWHHSAEIPSLSSRQIYGDEIPSLSTQKSNGILYSRQWQQYDADIPSFSSRQGYGEDISVLSPHWHYRDRIPLYSGQRCHDAEAHRLSSYQQDASRGSGNPRGYQQGSSRGRRHLGDNFGHGLVSNQQVRVTTTRHTGTRPRVANRVVSNTNYCRNSKKENPSRNSEDIRDQVCGPRASKLNSASTPSTKKDILSPLVRRDQFNRSDFSVQYEHAKFFMIKSYSEDDIHKGIKYNVWASTPNGNNKLDAAFHDAQALTKEKGTKCPVFLLFSVNTSGQFVGMAEMQGPVDFKKTMDFWQQNKWSGFFPVVWHIIKDIPNRLFKHITLENNDNRPVTFSRDTQEIGLPQGLEVLKIFKAYRHGTSILDDFDFYEEKENTRCAQKGINADSLHEARVSYFGTDDLKSMGDIEAISVTLQNIMTVTWLTTQQVDTTQIN; encoded by the exons ATGAAGGAAGCTTTTGATCCGCTCGCCTTGCAGATGAAGGAAGCTTTCGATCCGTCCGCCTCTGTTGCGGCGACACCACCAGAAACAGAAGGCACTACTTCCAGCTGCAACATCATGGGTGACGTGCTTGCCGAGCGAGATGCCATCTCCTCGCAGCGGCAATGCACGTGTCCTGCTGATATTCCTGCTGAGCGAGACTCTCATCATCCAT GGGATGGTATGAAAAGTGAAGACGATACCGATTTTCTTCATCACGCACACAGGACTTTGTCACTTCTG CTTGTCCCTCCGCAGGATTATCAAGAGAAGTCTTTGGAGGGCAAATATGCTACTGACATTGGGTCTCATGTATATTCCAAGCAAGCGATATCACCACGGAGTGAATATGATAGGCAGCAGCCTTACTCTCCTTTATCGAGCAGTTGTTGGGAAAATTCTTCTTCATTGGAAACAAGGCCAGGCAATCGGGATACATCATGGCATGCAGGAATGAGAAGTAATATCTTTGGGCCGAGGGATGACTACCTTTCATCATATCCTACTGGTCCTACTGTGAGAAGATCGTATCAAGAAGCTGCTAAAGTTGATTTTAGCTTAGATTTTCATTCTGAGCATCGCTACAAAGGATCAGATCGATTTACTTCATTTTTGAAGTGCAATGGTCAATCTATTGAACCCCACAGTGAG ATAGTTGATTTGCCCAGAGGGGGCCATTGTTTGGATGAGACTGCTTCGTTTTCTAGTCGATGGTGCTTCAAAAATGGGGGCCGGGGGCCTTCACTACCTAGAGGACGGGCGTATGGCGATGAGATCCCTTCTCTGTCTAGTCGAAGTTGTAATGGCAACGGAGTGCTTTCATCCTCAGGTCCATGGAGTTATGGGGTTGAAACTCCCTCGCTCTCAAGTAGACAAGGTCACGGCGATGAAATCCCTTCTCTATCTAATCAGAAATTCAATGTCATCTCACGGTCAAGCCAGTGGCACCATAGTGCTGAAATCCCCTCGCTCTCAAGTAGACAGATTTATGGTGATGAGATCCCTTCTCTGTCTACCCAGAAGTCCAATGGCATTTTATACTCAAGACAATGGCAGCAGTATGATGCTGACATTCCTTCATTCTCGAGTAGACAAGGTTACGGTGAGGATATTTCAGTACTGTCTCCCCATTGGCACTATCGAGACAGGATACCTTTGTATTCTGGTCAAAGGTGTCATGATGCTGAGGCACATCGATTATCAAGCTACCAGCAAGATGCTTCTCGTGGGAGTGGGAACCCAAGAGGCTACCAGCAAGGTTCTTCTCGTGGGAGGAGGCACCTGGGTGACAATTTCGGCCATGGTCTTGTTAGTAATCAGCAAGTCAGGGTGACCACAACCAGACATACTGGCACAAGACCACGGGTGGCTAACAGGGTTGTAAGCAACACTAACTACTGTAGAAATAGCAAGAAAGAAAACCCATCAAGAAATTCTGAGGATATAAGGGACCAGGTTTGTGGTCCACGTGCAAGCAAATTGAACAGCGCATCAACGCCGTCTACGAAGAAAGACATCTTGAGCCCTTTGGTCCGTAGAGACCAATTTAATAGATCAGACTTCTCTGTTCAGTATGAACATGCCAAGTTCTTCATGATAAAATCATACAGTGAAGATGATATTCATAAAGGTATCAAGTACAATGTTTGGGCAAGTACACCAAATGGGAACAATAAGCTGGATGCTGCTTTTCATGATGCTCAGGCTTTAACGAAGGAAAAAGGCACAAAATGTCCTGTCTTCCTTTTGTTTTCG GTTAATACCAGTGGGCAGTTTGTAGGGATGGCTGAGATGCAAGGTCCTGTTGATTTCAAGAAGACCATGGACTTCTGGCAACAAAATAAATGGAGTGGCTTTTTCCCTGTAGTTTGGCACATTATAAAGGACATTCCGAATCGGCTCTTCAAGCATATCACTCTAGAAAATAATGACAACAGACCTGTTACTTTCAGCAGGGACACTCAAGAG ATTGGCCTGCCCCAGGGTCTAGAAGTGTTGAAAATTTTCAAGGCTTATCGCCATGGAACATCAATTCTGGATGATTTTGACTTttatgaagaaaaagaaaatacacGCTGTGCACAGAAGGGCATAAATGCAGACTCGTTGCATGAAGCCAGAGTATCTTACTTTGGAACAGATGACTTGAAATCAATG GGAGACATTGAGGCA ATCTCTGTCACGTTGCAAAATATTATGACAGTGACATGGCTGACCACCCAACAAGTGGACACTACACAAATTAACTGA